acacttagaaggtgcaaaggTCTAtcaaagatactgcttacaccacgcttgtccgccctattcaggagtattgctgtgcggtgtgggatccgcatcaggtgagactgatggatgacatcaaaaaagtacaaagaagggcagcttgttttgtgttatcgcaaaataggggagatagtgccacagacgtgatatgtgaattggagtgacaatcattaaaacaaaggcatttttcgttgcaacgggatcttctcatgaaatttgaatcaccagttttctccaacgattgcgaaaacattctgttggcacccacctacatagggagacatgatcatcacgataaaataaatcagggctcgcacagaacaatttaagtgctcgtttttcctgcgtaccATTTgtgagtggagcggtagagagacagcttgaaggtggttcattgaaccctcttccaggcactttattgtgagtagcagagtagtcACATAGATATAGATGTACATCTAGGGCCGCCAGGTTCATCAAATACAAATTCTGCTTGAAATTGCTAACATTATCTATATGTATGGTGTACATGTACAGttacaataaatattattattcatcACATGAAACGTAAATGTAACATTAGTATGGTTTCCAATAGGTCATTTAGAAAAAACTTGCCTTTAGCCCCTTAACATAAAATCTCCAgttatctcatttttattattttgacaaaaACTTAAAATCCTTGGGCATACTTGGGCAACTTAAGAACACACCTTCGAAAAATAAAACCCCCAAATATATCCATTTCAGCACTGGTAAGTGTTTAGCAAGCAGAGAGTATCCGGTGCTACATTTGTAACCTTGCTGTTGTGGTTTGGTTGATATCATTGCCACTAGTTATCATCTTTACTGTGTGCAGCTTTGGACACTCAGCAACAAAGAGCATTCTTTCTGACTCTCTTCTGTATTGTTCTCTAGGCAATGCTTTCAAAGAAGGATGGCTACAGTGATCCTGAGTTTGAAACAGAATTTAGCAGCtcaggaagagagagggggagggtgtGATATTACTTCATTAGAGACTGAAAGTGAGGACAGCTGATCAGTTGAGTGACAATTGCTTATTAATGCTTTGTGATAAATACATCCACTGTGATCCTGCCAGCTGCTCCAAGATTTATCTTCACAGGAAATCATTGTGAAATATATGGTTAGATTTCATAGCTtcaaagaaactaaaaaatgacTTCAGATTTCAGGATTTTTGGTCAAGATGTGTGAGTATACTTGGGATTTTAATATTGGGGCTCTTCGaaattttgtaactcattattttgagctttaAAGCTATCTTCAGTTGTCTGTATGTAATGTCATTCATTATAGGATGTTTCTCattaatacaaaaatattattttttggaacatatttttttttaaatcaatatttTAAGGGGTTAATCCAGTTTGCCTTCATTCTAGCCTGCTGTACTAAAATGTGTTGTTCCATCATATATGGTGCTGTATTTACCCCAGTATCTGGAAATATGCTGCTGCAAAAATAAAACACGAGAGAACAAAGCAATTTTTATAGGAATGTATTTTTAGGAACTTTACAATTTTCGTCAAGAGATATGCAACATAATATATAATTAAACTAAATTTTGTTTTTTAGGACTaaatgaaattacaatacaaatgatgaaaatgaaaCGTTAtctatctgaatcatactgatacaGACTACCCATGTGCTTACAGCTTAGCCAATGAAGCAATGATGTACAAcatcaaaataaataatttaatgccTCAAATGTCAATGAATTCATTGAATAACTTTATGATCAGTCTTAGAACGAAAAATCATATGTCCAGTCacaggaaaatatttttacatgcAACTGCATTTCGCGTGTCAGAAGTACCCCCACTTGTGCCAAAACTTGCTCCAAACAGCAGAATACCTCGAGAGCGACCTCCACGTGGAGGACAGATTTCCCTTCTGCCCCTCTTCTGCTCAGTGGAATAACTGATGGGTACAACACACTTCTCAGTGTCTGCAGGAACTGCATTGTCAGTTGTAACAATCAACTGTTTCTGAAAACTTTCTTCAATGTTATTTACATTGCTGTGCTTCCTCTGATACAAAAGTTTCTCATCATCACTTTCAGCAGGTGAGACAATGTCATTTGCTTGTCTGTTCCCCTCTGTTACACCTGGTGGTACATCCTCAGTGTTTTCAACATTGCTAACACTCTCCCTGTCACTTTGCTGGACATAAGGTACAAAGCTACCTTGCATGTGGGAGACCCTTTCCTCAAAGCTCTCGATAAGTTGTAAATTGTCATTCTTAGCCTCATTATTGGATTCTTTGTACTTAGTGCTTTTCTTCCACCCTTGGCAGTTTTTGTTGTCTAAACTGGGAGTTACAACCTCTTTTCTCTGGAATGACTGGGAAAACTGGCCAGCATAATTAGCGGCATGGCCTCCTATAACATGCCTAGAGTTTAGCATTCGTTTGTTGCTGGTACCACGTTTCCACCCTGGAGAACCAGGGCCGCTGTGGAAACTAACACCAGGGACATATAAAATCCCACCCCGCCCTTGGCCACTCCACACACTGGTATCTTCAGCAGGTTTCTTCGAACTGTCAGGTTTTCTTATATTTGTCGTGTCCAGAAGCCTGCCACGGCCTCGACCACCCCAGCCTCCTTCAGAACCGCTGACACTGAGAAAGGCTCGTTGGGATCCATCTGGTTCTGAGGAGTCATCCGCAGTCGAATTGGAGCGCTGTGACTGTCGACGCATGTCCGCCCATGACAGATGGCCACCACACCTGTTAGCACTACGTAAGGTTGATGGGATCTGATTGGTGCCTTTGTTTGCACGAATGTTGCTCCTTTTTTTGCCATGAAACCCCTCTACAAGCTCTTGGAGTCCACTTATATCAGTCTGTTTACCTGGCCGACTGGTTAGGAAACCAGTGTCCTGTGGAGAACTGGGAGCAGAGTCACCATACAATCCGCTGCCAACACTGCTTCCACTGATTTGTTCAGATCTGTAGATGGCATCTTTTGCACGACCGCGGCCTCGGCCTCGGCCTCGACCACGACCACGACCAAATTCAGGAACACCGCCCCGGCCTCGCCCAAAGTTACAGCCAGAGCCATGGCCAGGTCCAAGTCCAGGTCTACGGTGATTACCAAGGTTGCCTTCATCTCTCTCTTTAGTCATCACTCCAGTGGAAGGCTGTGAAATCAAAAGAAATAAGGTGCAAAAACTTGTTCACACATAATTAATACATTACAAATAGCAACGTGGACTGTAGACATCATATGAAATAAACTATCACGTTCTAAAGCAGAACAGAAGCTGATAGGAGATACTCATAATGACATGAATTGACTAATTGTGAATTCAAGCTCTTATATTTTTTCTGATCTCTGTTTGAGGGGGTTTAGAAAATCTGAAATCTGCGAATATTTTAAGGGAAAATATGGAAATCTTTATTCCACTCATGAGAAATTATAAACAAAATAtaaggagtcaaatgaaaaccagacatGGAAAGTAGTGAAAaaaactgtattatttcgaaagtaatagcCATAACGTAATATATCTATCTCACTGTGGGACAAAATGTCCAATGCCTTCATGAAAACATTTTCACAGTTTCCCACTGAACCGTGATTGTAACCAGGCGTGGTTTTCTTTGTCCAAATCATATTGACAGCCATGAATGTATTTCTCCTGggacccaaaaatatggaaagcagcccctcacacatcctccatgcagtcccaatCTCCCCCatgtggtttccatatttttgaagccctgaagaaagacattcatggttgTCAGTTTACTTCAAATGAAGAGATGTATGCCTGGGAATAATCAGGGTTCCGAAGGCAACAGTTAAGATTTTTGGCATCGAGAAATGATAAATATGGTGATGTGCTGAGCAATCTGTGAAGGTATCAAATCGTCCGTCCCTACTCCCTACCTCAGTAtacacgaagtaggtgaagtgcaTAATTAAATTCCTTTTGG
This genomic stretch from Schistocerca cancellata isolate TAMUIC-IGC-003103 chromosome 2, iqSchCanc2.1, whole genome shotgun sequence harbors:
- the LOC126148912 gene encoding uncharacterized protein LOC126148912, with amino-acid sequence MHPVRGTSLKPSTGVMTKERDEGNLGNHRRPGLGPGHGSGCNFGRGRGGVPEFGRGRGRGRGRGRGRAKDAIYRSEQISGSSVGSGLYGDSAPSSPQDTGFLTSRPGKQTDISGLQELVEGFHGKKRSNIRANKGTNQIPSTLRSANRCGGHLSWADMRRQSQRSNSTADDSSEPDGSQRAFLSVSGSEGGWGGRGRGRLLDTTNIRKPDSSKKPAEDTSVWSGQGRGGILYVPGVSFHSGPGSPGWKRGTSNKRMLNSRHVIGGHAANYAGQFSQSFQRKEVVTPSLDNKNCQGWKKSTKYKESNNEAKNDNLQLIESFEERVSHMQGSFVPYVQQSDRESVSNVENTEDVPPGVTEGNRQANDIVSPAESDDEKLLYQRKHSNVNNIEESFQKQLIVTTDNAVPADTEKCVVPISYSTEQKRGRREICPPRGGRSRGILLFGASFGTSGGTSDTRNAVACKNIFL